The following are encoded together in the Kribbella sp. CA-293567 genome:
- the glgX gene encoding glycogen debranching protein GlgX, with protein MTEATAAPNVLGPSHDPDLRLGAVVQPDGTTFTVWAPAAERVELTLIAGDGSQRNLDLAHTGEYWTGFVGGVGHGQRYGYRVHGPFDPSHGLRFNPAKLLLDPYARAVDGALDFSSPLIYDSSDGDSAGHVPVGVVVAASEPPPPISRPVPWAETVIYELHTKGFTKLHPDVPEHQRGTYAGLAHPSVIEYLLELGVTSVELLPIHHFLTEPAIAARGVPNYWGYNSLNYFAPHAPFSSSGSLGEQVAEFKAMVAAFHAAGIEVILDVVYNHTAEGGFDGPTLSFRGLDNRAYYRLTQGGAMYDVTGTGNSVDTSHPQVRRLVMDSLRYWVEEMGVDGFRFDLAVTLIRNERHEVDTAGHPFLAEVAADPVLERVKLISEPWDVGNFGYQVGNFGTPWSEWNGKYRDSVRDIWRTSSYGVQDLAYRLSGSSDLYGDDGRYPYASINFVTAHDGFTLRDLVSYDHKHNEANREDNRDGTDDNRSWNCGVEGETGDPGVIALRKRQMANLMATLVLSTGVPMITAGDECGRTQHGNNNAYCQDNETSWFDWSLPSQWPEHLALTKKLLALRAAHPTLRQWHYFSGRPVVPGGRKDLSWIAPHGGEMTESDWHDGNLRTIGMFLAGDALRGTDAEGNIPVDASFLLALNATAETRDVVVPDESWAPAYEVVLDTSGSGATEVGANAVVPLAPRCLVLLRAL; from the coding sequence GTGACCGAAGCCACCGCCGCCCCGAATGTGCTCGGCCCCTCGCACGATCCGGACCTCCGGTTAGGCGCGGTGGTCCAGCCCGACGGCACCACGTTCACCGTCTGGGCGCCCGCGGCCGAGCGGGTCGAGCTGACGCTGATCGCCGGCGACGGGAGTCAGCGGAACCTCGATCTCGCGCACACCGGTGAGTACTGGACCGGCTTCGTCGGCGGAGTGGGACACGGGCAGCGGTACGGCTATCGCGTACACGGGCCGTTCGATCCGTCCCACGGCCTGCGGTTCAACCCGGCGAAGCTGCTGCTCGATCCGTACGCCCGCGCGGTCGACGGCGCACTCGATTTCAGCAGCCCGCTGATCTACGACTCCTCCGACGGCGACTCGGCCGGGCACGTCCCGGTCGGAGTGGTGGTCGCCGCGTCGGAGCCGCCGCCACCGATCAGCCGGCCGGTGCCCTGGGCCGAGACGGTGATCTACGAGCTGCACACGAAGGGCTTCACCAAGCTGCACCCCGACGTACCGGAGCACCAGCGCGGCACGTACGCCGGTCTGGCGCACCCGTCGGTGATCGAGTACCTGCTCGAGCTCGGCGTGACCTCGGTGGAACTGCTGCCGATCCACCACTTCCTGACCGAGCCCGCGATCGCCGCCCGGGGCGTCCCCAACTACTGGGGCTACAACTCGCTCAACTACTTCGCGCCGCACGCACCGTTCTCGTCGTCGGGGTCGCTCGGTGAGCAGGTCGCGGAGTTCAAGGCGATGGTGGCGGCGTTCCATGCCGCGGGCATCGAGGTGATCCTCGACGTCGTCTACAACCACACCGCCGAGGGTGGCTTCGACGGGCCGACCCTGAGCTTCCGCGGCCTCGACAACCGCGCGTACTACCGGCTGACCCAGGGCGGCGCGATGTACGACGTCACCGGGACGGGCAACTCGGTCGACACCTCGCACCCGCAGGTTCGCCGGCTGGTGATGGACTCGCTGCGGTACTGGGTGGAGGAGATGGGGGTCGACGGCTTCCGGTTCGACCTCGCGGTGACGCTGATCCGCAACGAGCGGCACGAGGTCGACACGGCCGGGCATCCGTTCCTCGCCGAGGTCGCTGCCGATCCGGTGCTCGAGCGGGTCAAGCTGATCTCCGAGCCGTGGGACGTCGGCAACTTCGGCTACCAGGTGGGCAACTTCGGGACGCCGTGGTCGGAGTGGAACGGCAAGTACCGCGACAGTGTTCGGGACATCTGGCGCACTTCGTCGTACGGCGTCCAGGATCTCGCCTACCGGCTGTCCGGTTCGAGCGACCTGTACGGCGACGACGGGCGCTACCCGTACGCGTCGATCAACTTCGTCACCGCGCACGACGGTTTCACCCTGCGCGACCTGGTCTCCTACGACCACAAGCACAACGAGGCCAACCGCGAGGACAACCGGGACGGGACCGACGACAACCGCTCCTGGAACTGCGGGGTCGAGGGCGAGACCGGCGATCCGGGGGTGATCGCGCTGCGCAAACGGCAGATGGCGAACCTGATGGCGACGCTGGTGCTGTCGACCGGCGTACCGATGATCACCGCGGGCGACGAGTGCGGGCGGACCCAGCACGGCAACAACAACGCGTACTGCCAGGACAACGAGACGTCGTGGTTCGACTGGTCGCTGCCCTCGCAGTGGCCGGAGCATCTCGCGTTGACGAAGAAGCTGCTGGCGCTGCGGGCGGCGCACCCGACCCTGCGGCAGTGGCACTACTTCTCCGGCCGGCCCGTGGTGCCCGGCGGCCGCAAGGACCTGTCGTGGATCGCCCCGCACGGCGGCGAGATGACCGAGTCCGACTGGCACGACGGGAACCTGCGCACGATCGGCATGTTCCTGGCCGGCGACGCGCTGCGCGGAACCGATGCCGAAGGCAACATTCCGGTGGACGCGTCGTTCCTGCTCGCGCTCAACGCGACGGCCGAGACCCGCGACGTCGTCGTACCGGACGAGTCGTGGGCCCCGGCCTACGAGGTGGTGCTGGACACCAGCGGCAGCGGCGCGACCGAGGTCGGAGCCAACGCCGTCGTCCCGCTCGCACCACGCTGCCTGGTGCTGCTTCGCGCGCTCTAG
- a CDS encoding Gfo/Idh/MocA family protein: MADSDQTVGLIGAGNIARVHVEAWQALGVRVLVHSTAGAGELAAKYGLEVAPTLDGLLAEVDFVDIVTPSATHKEIALAAIKAGRDVICEKPLTLTASDSHELSAAAAAAGVRVYPAHVVRYFPEYVAAHAAVVAGKIGQVAVARFFRQASSPAGAGWYREVARSGGVIMDLMVHDLDQARWICGEVTSVYAVQSPPTVDGISPVNVAAHVTLTHEGGAISNLRATWGATGTPFKTGFSIAGSAGVLEYTSDKDTGYAEELQGEGGKGDLLIPSSTLYESPYLTQLREFAAALKTGDEPRVVAADGAAAVYLAEAARESMATGRSVDMTVFNPAGVS; encoded by the coding sequence ATGGCTGACTCTGACCAGACGGTCGGGCTGATCGGCGCGGGCAACATCGCGCGCGTTCACGTCGAGGCCTGGCAGGCGCTCGGCGTGAGGGTGCTCGTGCACTCGACCGCCGGCGCCGGGGAGCTCGCGGCGAAGTACGGGCTGGAGGTGGCGCCGACGCTCGACGGACTGCTCGCCGAGGTGGACTTCGTCGACATCGTGACGCCGTCGGCGACCCACAAGGAGATCGCGCTGGCGGCGATCAAGGCGGGCCGGGACGTGATCTGCGAGAAGCCGCTCACGCTCACCGCGAGCGACTCGCACGAACTGTCCGCCGCGGCGGCCGCTGCCGGCGTACGGGTGTATCCGGCGCATGTGGTGCGGTACTTCCCCGAGTACGTCGCCGCGCACGCCGCCGTCGTCGCGGGCAAGATCGGCCAGGTCGCCGTCGCCCGGTTCTTCCGTCAGGCGTCGTCACCGGCCGGTGCCGGCTGGTACCGCGAGGTGGCACGCTCCGGCGGCGTCATCATGGATCTGATGGTGCACGACCTCGACCAGGCCCGCTGGATCTGCGGCGAGGTCACCAGCGTGTACGCCGTCCAGAGTCCGCCGACGGTCGATGGGATCAGCCCGGTCAACGTGGCGGCTCACGTCACGCTGACCCACGAGGGTGGTGCGATCAGCAACCTGCGCGCGACCTGGGGAGCGACCGGCACGCCGTTCAAGACCGGATTCTCGATCGCCGGGTCGGCCGGGGTGCTCGAGTACACCTCGGACAAGGACACCGGGTACGCCGAGGAACTGCAGGGGGAGGGCGGCAAAGGAGACCTGCTGATCCCCTCGTCGACCTTGTACGAAAGTCCGTACCTGACGCAGTTGCGTGAGTTCGCCGCTGCTCTGAAGACCGGTGACGAGCCGCGAGTGGTGGCCGCCGACGGTGCGGCCGCGGTCTATCTCGCCGAGGCCGCTCGTGAGTCCATGGCGACTGGTCGCTCTGTCGACATGACTGTGTTCAACCCGGCGGGAGTGTCCTGA
- a CDS encoding Gfo/Idh/MocA family protein, whose amino-acid sequence MTLKVAIASFAHTHASSYARLLGSLPGVEVLSADPDGANAPDAGPRGASFADELGVPYVDSYDELFAWGPDAVVVTSENALHRGLVERSAAAGAHVLCEKPLATEVADGEAMLAACEAAGVILMTAYPVRFAPSYGRLRASVEAGRLGEVFAVLGTNNGKIPYAQRQWFTDAELAGGGALVDHTVHCADLIDGLTGGVEAARVHAVANHVLHQDKGVSVETGGLVTITYENGLLATIDCSWSVPDNGPTWGGVTLQVTGTHGSVEIAPFQSHVGGTDAAGEVFLPVGGDLDAMMLAEFLTAVRASGPAVPGTPPAVVPQPDGAVGLRTLKIVDAARRSVVSGQPVDL is encoded by the coding sequence ATGACCCTGAAAGTTGCGATCGCCTCCTTTGCCCACACCCACGCTTCGTCGTACGCGCGTCTGCTCGGTTCCTTGCCCGGCGTCGAGGTGCTCTCGGCCGATCCTGACGGTGCGAACGCCCCCGACGCGGGTCCTCGCGGCGCTTCCTTCGCGGACGAGCTCGGCGTGCCCTACGTCGACTCGTACGACGAACTGTTTGCCTGGGGCCCGGATGCGGTGGTGGTGACGTCGGAGAACGCTCTGCATCGTGGGCTGGTCGAGCGGTCGGCCGCAGCCGGCGCGCATGTGCTGTGTGAGAAGCCGCTGGCGACCGAGGTGGCCGACGGCGAGGCGATGCTGGCGGCGTGCGAGGCGGCCGGGGTGATCCTGATGACGGCGTACCCGGTGCGGTTCGCGCCGTCGTACGGGCGGTTGCGGGCGTCGGTCGAGGCAGGCCGGCTCGGCGAGGTCTTCGCGGTCCTCGGCACCAACAACGGGAAGATCCCCTACGCCCAGCGGCAGTGGTTCACCGACGCGGAACTGGCCGGCGGGGGAGCGCTGGTCGACCACACGGTGCACTGCGCCGACCTCATCGACGGGCTGACCGGTGGCGTCGAAGCTGCCCGGGTGCATGCGGTGGCCAACCACGTGCTGCACCAGGACAAGGGGGTCTCGGTGGAGACCGGCGGCCTGGTGACGATCACCTACGAGAACGGGCTGCTGGCAACGATCGACTGCTCCTGGAGTGTGCCGGACAACGGCCCGACCTGGGGTGGCGTGACGCTGCAGGTGACCGGAACGCACGGCTCGGTGGAGATCGCGCCGTTCCAGTCGCATGTCGGCGGCACGGACGCTGCTGGTGAGGTTTTTCTCCCGGTCGGCGGGGATCTCGACGCCATGATGCTGGCCGAGTTCCTCACCGCGGTACGGGCCTCCGGTCCTGCCGTCCCCGGCACGCCGCCCGCCGTCGTCCCGCAGCCGGACGGTGCCGTCGGCCTCCGGACCCTGAAGATCGTCGACGCGGCCCGCCGGTCGGTGGTCTCCGGTCAGCCGGTGGATCTGTAG
- a CDS encoding enoyl-CoA hydratase/isomerase family protein gives MGEFVNLTVADGVGTIRLDRPKMNALNVQVQDEIHAAALAATADDAVRAVVIYGGERVFAAGADIKEMADMSYADMVRRSGPLQAALTAVAAIPKPTVAAITGYALGGGCELALCADYRIAADDAKLGQPEILLGVIPGAGGTQRLSRLVGPSKAKDLIYTGRFVDAAESLQIGLVDKVVPAAEVYEAAVAWAGQFSRGASLALRAAKEAIDAGLGVDLHTGLEIERQQFAALFATEDRSIGMKSFVENGPGKAAFKGL, from the coding sequence ATGGGCGAGTTCGTCAACCTGACCGTGGCCGACGGGGTCGGCACGATCCGGCTGGACCGGCCGAAGATGAACGCGCTCAACGTCCAGGTCCAGGACGAGATCCACGCGGCCGCGCTGGCCGCCACCGCTGACGACGCCGTCCGGGCCGTCGTCATCTACGGCGGCGAGCGGGTCTTCGCGGCCGGCGCCGACATCAAGGAAATGGCGGACATGTCGTACGCCGACATGGTCCGCCGCTCCGGTCCGCTGCAGGCGGCGCTGACCGCGGTCGCCGCGATCCCGAAGCCGACCGTCGCTGCCATCACCGGCTACGCGCTCGGCGGTGGCTGTGAGCTGGCGCTCTGTGCCGACTACCGGATCGCCGCCGACGACGCGAAGCTCGGCCAGCCCGAGATCCTGCTCGGCGTGATCCCCGGCGCGGGGGGCACCCAGCGGCTGTCCCGGCTGGTCGGACCGTCCAAGGCGAAGGACCTCATCTACACCGGTCGCTTCGTCGACGCGGCCGAGTCGCTGCAGATCGGGCTTGTCGACAAGGTCGTGCCCGCGGCCGAGGTCTACGAGGCCGCGGTGGCGTGGGCCGGTCAGTTCTCCCGTGGCGCCTCGCTGGCTCTGCGGGCGGCCAAGGAAGCCATCGACGCGGGCCTCGGCGTCGACCTGCACACCGGGCTGGAGATCGAGCGGCAGCAGTTCGCCGCGCTCTTCGCCACCGAGGACCGCTCCATCGGAATGAAGTCTTTTGTCGAGAACGGCCCCGGAAAAGCAGCGTTCAAGGGCCTTTAG
- a CDS encoding class I SAM-dependent methyltransferase produces MTTSASKPAATAEEVEAAWNDNKLAQVLYHDWEASTYDEKWSISYDERCVEYARDRFTDVAGTDGRPYGKSLEIGAGTGFFTLNLKLAGVLAEAHVTDLSPGMVEAAKRNADTLGFAIEGKVADAEKLPYDDDTFDLVIGHAVIHHIPDVELAFREMLRVLKPGGRFVICGEPTRYGDFVARRLSRLTWWATTNVTKIPALTGWRRPQSELDESSRAAALEAVVDLHTFDPDTLARMAERAGAVEVKTVTEELLAAWVGWPIRTFEAAVPEEKLGFGWRMFAYKSWLQLSKVDKVLSQVVPDELYYNVSITGVAE; encoded by the coding sequence ATGACCACGTCTGCGTCCAAGCCCGCCGCCACCGCCGAAGAGGTCGAGGCGGCGTGGAACGACAACAAGCTCGCCCAGGTGCTCTACCACGACTGGGAAGCCTCCACCTATGACGAGAAGTGGTCGATCTCGTACGACGAACGCTGCGTCGAGTACGCCCGTGACCGGTTCACCGACGTGGCCGGCACCGACGGCCGGCCGTACGGCAAGTCGCTCGAGATCGGCGCCGGCACCGGCTTCTTCACGCTGAACCTGAAGCTGGCCGGCGTCCTGGCCGAGGCGCACGTCACCGACCTGTCGCCGGGCATGGTCGAGGCGGCCAAGCGCAACGCGGACACCCTCGGCTTCGCGATCGAGGGCAAGGTCGCCGACGCGGAGAAGCTGCCGTACGACGACGACACCTTCGACCTGGTGATCGGGCACGCGGTGATCCACCACATCCCGGACGTCGAGCTGGCGTTCCGCGAGATGCTGCGGGTGCTCAAGCCGGGCGGCCGGTTCGTGATCTGCGGCGAGCCGACCCGGTACGGCGACTTCGTGGCGCGACGGCTGTCGCGGCTGACCTGGTGGGCGACCACCAACGTCACCAAGATCCCCGCCCTGACCGGTTGGCGCCGGCCGCAGTCCGAGCTGGACGAGTCGTCGCGTGCCGCCGCGCTGGAGGCCGTGGTCGATCTGCACACGTTCGACCCGGACACGCTGGCGCGGATGGCCGAGCGAGCGGGCGCGGTCGAGGTCAAGACGGTGACCGAAGAGCTGCTGGCGGCCTGGGTCGGGTGGCCGATCCGGACGTTCGAGGCCGCCGTACCGGAGGAGAAGCTCGGGTTCGGCTGGCGGATGTTCGCGTACAAGTCGTGGCTGCAGTTGTCGAAGGTCGACAAGGTGCTGTCGCAGGTCGTGCCCGACGAGCTCTACTACAACGTGTCGATCACAGGTGTCGCCGAGTAG
- a CDS encoding acyltransferase — translation MRLLTAANLRWVVRHRAWTPYYLKRYWRFAWFKLRHPQVVTEGFVFLGKKLEIVARPGHGRLILGKWVHLGDDTRLRAHEGTLRIGDKVVFARDVTVNCYLDIEIGASTLIADTTYICDFDHRTEDLDLPIKDQGLVKSPVRIGPDCWLATKVTVTRGTDIGRGAVIGANSVARGNIPPYSVAVGIPAVVVRNRVDRYQADADRRTYLAELARSNEETTARLKSGKPPTSATVTDPAAIRPTPPTPPSPPVRQPATPPPGNTAGTTGGKADDTRGFSSYSPVGHYVPEAVEEEKQRG, via the coding sequence ATGCGGTTGCTGACGGCGGCGAATCTGCGCTGGGTGGTGCGCCACCGGGCGTGGACGCCGTACTACCTGAAGCGGTACTGGCGGTTCGCCTGGTTCAAGCTGCGGCACCCGCAGGTGGTGACCGAGGGATTCGTCTTCCTGGGCAAGAAGCTGGAGATCGTCGCCCGCCCGGGGCACGGCCGGCTGATCCTCGGCAAGTGGGTGCACCTGGGCGACGACACCCGGCTGCGCGCGCACGAGGGCACGCTGCGGATCGGCGACAAGGTCGTCTTCGCCCGCGACGTCACGGTGAACTGCTACCTGGACATCGAGATCGGTGCCTCCACGCTGATCGCCGACACCACCTACATCTGCGACTTCGACCACCGGACCGAGGACCTCGACCTGCCGATCAAGGACCAGGGCCTGGTCAAGTCCCCGGTCCGGATCGGCCCCGACTGCTGGCTGGCCACCAAGGTGACGGTCACCCGCGGCACCGACATCGGCCGCGGCGCGGTGATCGGCGCCAACAGCGTTGCCCGAGGCAACATCCCGCCGTACTCCGTGGCGGTCGGCATCCCCGCCGTCGTGGTCCGCAACCGCGTCGACCGCTACCAGGCCGACGCCGACCGTCGCACCTACCTGGCGGAGCTGGCCCGCAGCAACGAAGAAACCACCGCCCGCCTCAAGTCCGGCAAGCCGCCCACCTCAGCCACCGTGACGGACCCCGCCGCGATCCGGCCGACCCCGCCCACGCCCCCGTCTCCTCCGGTGCGACAACCAGCAACGCCGCCGCCGGGTAACACCGCCGGAACAACTGGTGGCAAAGCAGATGACACCAGAGGGTTCTCAAGTTACTCACCAGTCGGGCACTATGTCCCCGAGGCCGTCGAAGAGGAGAAGCAGCGTGGCTGA
- a CDS encoding class I SAM-dependent methyltransferase, giving the protein MTETLPLTGERTAPGIWHENYWFARHEAAYRWITANWLGSELLGSDTGRVLDAGCGEGYGADLLRRAGAGQVFGLDYEGTTLRHVAKAYPQINLVQGNLVRTGFADDTFGLLVSLQTIEHLWEQPRFVTECARIARPGALVVLSTPNRLTFPSGNWYHTRELTGPEFTELVEADLELVETFGLWHGERLTAWEQQHGSCVDAQLASDHTTWSAELIDLVTGTDHQDFVIRAGDLEDSLDLVVVARARLT; this is encoded by the coding sequence GTGACCGAGACGTTACCGCTGACCGGTGAGAGAACAGCCCCCGGGATCTGGCACGAGAACTACTGGTTCGCCCGCCACGAGGCCGCCTACCGCTGGATCACGGCGAATTGGCTTGGTTCCGAACTACTGGGTTCCGACACCGGCCGGGTCCTCGACGCCGGCTGCGGCGAGGGGTACGGCGCGGACCTGCTGCGCCGGGCGGGGGCTGGGCAGGTCTTCGGCCTCGACTATGAAGGTACGACGCTTCGGCACGTCGCGAAGGCTTATCCACAGATCAATCTGGTGCAGGGCAATCTCGTCCGGACCGGGTTCGCCGACGACACCTTCGGGCTGCTCGTCTCGCTGCAGACGATCGAGCACCTCTGGGAGCAGCCGCGCTTCGTCACCGAGTGCGCGCGGATCGCCCGGCCGGGCGCCCTGGTCGTGCTGTCCACGCCCAACCGGCTGACCTTTCCGAGCGGCAACTGGTACCACACCAGGGAACTCACCGGACCGGAGTTCACCGAACTGGTCGAGGCCGACCTCGAGCTCGTCGAGACCTTCGGGCTGTGGCACGGCGAGAGGCTGACCGCCTGGGAGCAGCAGCACGGCTCCTGCGTGGACGCGCAACTGGCGTCGGACCACACCACCTGGTCAGCCGAGCTGATCGACCTGGTGACGGGAACCGATCACCAGGACTTCGTGATCCGGGCGGGCGACCTCGAGGACAGTCTCGACCTCGTCGTCGTCGCCCGCGCCCGGCTCACGTAG
- a CDS encoding electron transfer flavoprotein subunit beta/FixA family protein, whose product MKIVVCAKFVPDATADRRFRSEDNTVDRAGVDGLLSELDEYAVETALTVKEAGDGEVTILTVGPEQAADAIKKGLQMGADAGVHVHDDGIHGSDAVATSLILAKALSKLEADLIVFGMASTDGSMGVVPAMVSERLGLPGVTLGSSVTVDGNTVTIRRDGDTASDTVEGTLPLVLSVSDQSGEPRYPSFKGIMAAKKKPVETWSLADLEISPDQVGIASAWTEVIQVTERPARTAGTIVTDEDGSGAAQLVEFLSTNKFL is encoded by the coding sequence ATGAAGATCGTCGTCTGCGCGAAGTTCGTGCCGGATGCCACGGCCGACCGCCGTTTCCGCTCCGAGGACAACACGGTGGATCGCGCCGGGGTCGACGGATTGCTGTCCGAACTGGACGAGTACGCCGTCGAGACCGCGCTCACCGTGAAGGAAGCCGGCGACGGTGAGGTCACCATCCTCACGGTCGGGCCGGAGCAAGCCGCCGACGCCATCAAGAAGGGCCTGCAGATGGGCGCCGACGCCGGCGTCCACGTGCACGACGACGGCATCCACGGCTCGGACGCCGTGGCGACCTCGCTGATCCTGGCCAAGGCGCTGAGCAAGCTCGAGGCCGACCTGATCGTGTTCGGGATGGCCTCCACCGACGGCTCGATGGGCGTCGTCCCGGCGATGGTGTCGGAGCGGCTCGGCCTGCCGGGAGTCACGCTCGGCTCCTCGGTGACCGTCGACGGCAACACCGTCACGATCCGCCGCGACGGCGACACCGCCAGCGACACGGTGGAGGGCACGCTGCCGTTGGTGCTGAGCGTCAGCGACCAGTCCGGCGAGCCGCGGTACCCGTCGTTCAAGGGCATCATGGCCGCGAAGAAGAAGCCGGTCGAGACCTGGTCGCTGGCCGACCTGGAGATCTCGCCCGACCAGGTCGGCATCGCGTCGGCATGGACCGAGGTCATCCAGGTGACCGAGCGCCCGGCGCGTACGGCCGGCACGATCGTCACCGACGAGGACGGCAGCGGTGCTGCCCAGCTCGTCGAGTTCCTGTCCACCAACAAGTTCCTCTGA
- a CDS encoding electron transfer flavoprotein subunit alpha/FixB family protein, giving the protein MPNVLVLVDHTGGKVRKTTAELLTIARRLGEPVAVYIGEGVQEALPALGQYGATKVIALTDPELSQYLVAPKAEALAQVAAKIEPSAILISSNAEGKEIAARLAVKLESGLITDAVDVQADDSNSPVTTQSVFAGNYSVQAKFTQGTPIITVKPNAAAPEAAETSPEVEEFDVTISDAAKAARITDSKPREATGRPELTEAAIIVSGGRGTGGDFAPIEAFADSLGAAVGASRAAVDSGWYPHAYQVGQTGKTVSPQLYIAAGISGAIQHRAGMQTSKTIIAINKDEEAPIFELVDFGVVGDLHKVLPTTTEEVTKRKS; this is encoded by the coding sequence ATGCCGAACGTTCTCGTTCTCGTTGACCACACCGGTGGAAAGGTCCGCAAGACGACCGCGGAACTCCTCACCATCGCGCGCCGCCTCGGCGAGCCCGTCGCCGTCTACATCGGCGAAGGCGTCCAGGAGGCGCTGCCGGCCCTCGGTCAGTACGGCGCGACCAAGGTGATCGCGCTGACCGACCCCGAGCTCTCGCAGTACCTGGTGGCCCCGAAGGCCGAGGCGCTGGCGCAGGTCGCGGCCAAGATCGAGCCCAGCGCGATCCTGATCTCGTCGAACGCCGAGGGCAAGGAGATCGCCGCCCGGCTCGCGGTCAAGCTCGAGTCGGGCCTGATCACCGACGCCGTGGACGTCCAGGCCGATGACAGCAACAGCCCGGTCACCACCCAGTCCGTGTTCGCCGGCAACTACTCGGTGCAGGCCAAGTTCACCCAGGGCACGCCGATCATCACGGTCAAGCCGAACGCGGCGGCCCCGGAAGCCGCCGAGACCAGCCCGGAGGTGGAGGAGTTCGACGTCACCATCTCCGACGCCGCCAAGGCCGCCCGGATCACCGACTCCAAGCCCCGTGAGGCCACCGGCCGCCCGGAGCTCACCGAGGCCGCGATCATCGTTTCCGGCGGCCGCGGCACCGGCGGCGACTTCGCCCCGATCGAAGCCTTCGCCGACTCCCTCGGCGCAGCCGTCGGCGCCTCTCGCGCCGCGGTCGACTCGGGGTGGTACCCGCACGCCTACCAGGTCGGCCAGACCGGCAAGACGGTCTCACCGCAGCTCTACATCGCCGCGGGGATCTCCGGCGCCATCCAGCACCGGGCCGGGATGCAGACCTCGAAGACCATCATTGCCATCAACAAGGACGAAGAGGCCCCCATCTTCGAACTCGTCGACTTCGGCGTGGTCGGTGACCTTCACAAGGTCCTGCCGACCACCACCGAAGAGGTCACCAAGCGCAAGTCCTAG
- a CDS encoding DUF1345 domain-containing protein: MPWWTRESVRQTLAIPLAVLIAVLMPGDTMVRTIAAWDAYTVCYLLLTWLAYRNRDPVALRAMALPSRRRKLTDRLFVSSPEQLSQAAAVLALVTTVLTLPQARDLGAPPTLVVWLCVISVISCWLTLQTGFAISYLSLYVEEGGLDFPGDQEPGVVDFAYFAVSVGTTFGTTDVTVTRSRMRRQVLVHGVLAFLFNTLILAVAITIVSTYLSGS, from the coding sequence ATGCCTTGGTGGACTCGTGAGTCGGTACGTCAGACCTTGGCGATCCCGCTCGCCGTACTGATTGCTGTGCTGATGCCGGGAGACACGATGGTGAGAACCATCGCCGCCTGGGACGCCTACACCGTCTGCTATCTGCTGCTGACCTGGCTGGCGTACCGGAACCGCGATCCGGTCGCCCTGAGAGCTATGGCACTCCCGTCACGACGCCGCAAACTGACGGACCGGTTGTTCGTCTCATCGCCGGAGCAGCTCTCCCAGGCCGCCGCTGTGCTGGCGTTGGTCACCACGGTTCTCACGCTGCCACAAGCCCGTGACCTCGGTGCTCCACCGACTCTCGTGGTCTGGCTCTGCGTCATCTCCGTCATCAGCTGCTGGCTGACCCTGCAGACCGGCTTCGCGATCAGCTACCTCAGCCTGTACGTCGAGGAGGGCGGGCTCGACTTCCCCGGCGACCAGGAACCCGGGGTGGTGGACTTCGCCTACTTCGCGGTCTCGGTCGGCACCACCTTCGGCACCACCGACGTCACCGTCACCCGGAGCCGCATGCGCCGCCAGGTGCTGGTGCACGGCGTGCTCGCGTTCCTGTTCAACACGCTGATTCTCGCGGTGGCGATCACCATCGTCTCGACGTACCTGTCCGGCAGCTGA